From a single Amphiprion ocellaris isolate individual 3 ecotype Okinawa chromosome 18, ASM2253959v1, whole genome shotgun sequence genomic region:
- the gdf2 gene encoding growth/differentiation factor 2, with product MQISRTFLFRVCLSLVVSTGSCTCKPLTNDIQGEDLEEFYSQLTEDILEEEDADSRMENLLGTMKEGFLRQLNLSDVPQEHSKIFPPQFMMELYNKYASDSLAVPQSDVIRSFSVQDIPLSVTDGTKTKHRLQFNVSIPSHEKITTAELQLLFFPDAGSKVTPHSFKAIVKVYEADYNNFTSQLLVGKVVKGSQSTWETFDVTTAIQRWIRSGRAATVFDIVVDKKHCGAPDSGEEGTSCLNMSVSVGDNTSAALIVFSDDLGSRRREMKKELREMILHEEETILHSGADWSRGNQLPNEIPEAQHPRRKKRKAEREYCRKTSLKVNFRDIGWDSWIVAPPEYDAFECRGMCYHPLTDESTPSKHALIQTLMNIKDPRKANMACCVPIKLDPITVMYQENGRLTIRYLYEEMKVAECGCR from the exons atgCAGATCTCCAGAACCTTTCTGTTCCGGGTGTGTTTGAGTTTGGTGGTTTCGACCGGCTCCTGCACCTGTAAGCCTCTCACTAACGACATCCAAGGCGAGGACCTGGAGGAATTCTACTCTCAGCTGACAGAGGACAttctggaggaggaagatgcaGACTCGAGGATGGAGAACCTCCTGGGAACCATGAAGGAGGGTTTTCTGAGGCAACTCAACCTGTCAGATGTTCCTCAGGAGCACAGCAAGATCTTCCCCCCTCAGTTCATGATGGAGTTGTACAACAAGTACGCCTCGGACAGCTTGGCAGTACCTCAGTCTGATGTCATACGAAGCTTCTCTGTCCAAG ATATCCCTCTCTCTGTGACTGATGGCACAAAGACCAAACACAGGCTGCAGTTCAACGTCAGCATCCCCAGCCATGAAAAGATCACCACTGCTGAGCTACAGCTCCTCTTCTTCCCGGATGCCGGGTCGAAGGTCACCCCCCACAGTTTCAAGGCCATCGTCAAAGTCTATGAAGCTGATTACAACAATTTCACATCACAACTACTCGTCGGCAAAGTGGTGAAAGGCTCGCAGAGCACATGGGAGACATTCGATGTGACCACAGCGATCCAGAGGTGGATCAGGTCGGGACGTGCAGCTACAGTTTTTGATATAGTGGTGGATAAGAAGCACTGCGGGGCTCCTGATAGTGGAGAGGAAGGAACCAGCTGTTTAAATATGAGCGTGTCTGTTGGAGATAATACCTCGGCCGCTTTAATAGTCTTCTCAGATGACCTTGGTAGCAGGAGGAGGGAGATGAAGAAAGAACTAAGAGAGATGATCCTTCATGAAGAGGAAACCATCCTACACTCGGGCGCCGACTGGAGCAGAGGAAATCAACTTCCAAACGAGATCCCGGAGGCTCAGCACCCacggagaaagaaaagaaaagcagagaggGAATACTGCCGGAAAACCTCGCTCAAGGTCAACTTTAGAGACATCGGCTGGGACAGCTGGATCGTGGCGCCTCCAGAATATGACGCCTTTGAATGTCGAGGAATGTGTTACCACCCGCTGACGGATGAATCAACCCCGTCGAAGCACGCCCTCATCCAGACACTGATGAACATCAAGGACCCCAGAAAGGCCAACATGGCATGTTGTGTCCCCATCAAACTGGACCCCATCACAGTCATGTATCAGGAGAATGGACGACTCACCATCAGATACCTGTATGAGGAGATGAAGGTGGCAGAATGTGGCTGCAGGTAG
- the gdf10b gene encoding growth/differentiation factor 10b gives MVYRLFHILHLLVILGSGWGHLVSEGLDGAVRHGADVPPAVEERVFTQEGANRDMVSINMFKVYEKYSKEPQSQREGNTVRSFKAVPRVSHGKEVFQFNLSSIQNSELILFASFHFLHKRPRHQQRPWRFRRPRHPSTGLQQPYPPSSQLLFYGSSSNSAFAVPLGNITLAPFKKGSWQTRDVTAVVKHARDVKELVVTVEFDMGFGAARIQPRSPHGQERLSLANLPYILVYADDEAIDEPNSVAMSLQRYGPFPIGEDTSASASASASASRIRRELHLQIQTNDIPEVQFNTLKNHELWQNTYFPAKAKAAVKPGRKQGQVSNEGLTKPQVLSFDERTMKKARRRQWSEPRVCSRRYLRVDFADIGWSEWVLAPKSFDAYYCAGTCGFPIPKVSRPSNHATIQSIVRAVGIVPGVPEPCCVPDKMSPLSVLFLDPNRNMVLKVYPGMSVDTCACR, from the exons ATGGTGTACCGGCTTTTTCACATCCTGCATTTACTGGTGATTCTGGGGTCCGGCTGGGGTCATCTCGTGTCTGAGGGTCTCGACGGAGCCGTGCGTCACGGTGCCGATGTGCCACCGGCTGTGGAGGAGCGCGTCTTTACGCAGGAAGGCGCCAACCGGGACATGGTCTCCATCAACATGTTCAAAGTGTACGAGAAGTACAGTAAAGAACCGCAGAGCCAGAGGGAAGGAAACACCGTGAGAAGCTTTAAAGCTGTCCCGA GAGTCTCACATGGCAAAGAAGTGTTCCAGTTCAACCTGTCCTCCATCCAAAACTCCGAGCTCATCCTCTTCGcctcttttcattttctccacAAGCGGCCCCGCCACCAACAGAGGCCGTGGCGTTTCCGAAGGCCTCGCCACCCGTCCACGGGCCTCCAGCAGCCCTATCCTCCCTCCTCACAGCTCCTCTTCTATGGATCATCCTCAAATTCGGCTTTTGCAGTGCCGCTGGGAAACATAACTCTGGCTCCTTTCAAGAAAGGCTCTTGGCAAACAAGGGATGTAACTGCGGTGGTGAAACATGCCAGGGATGTCAAAGAGCTTGTGGTCACGGTGGAGTTTGATATGGGGTTTGGGGCAGCTCGGATCCAGCCGAGGAGTCCTCACGGCCAAGAGCGCCTCTCCCTAGCCAACCTGCCGTATATTTTGGTTTATGCCGATGATGAAGCGATTGATGAACCCAACAGCGTGGCCATGTCACTTCAGAGATATGGCCCTTTTCCAATTGGGGAGGACACATCTGCCTCTGCCTCGGCCTCGGCCTCAGCGTCAAGGATCCGGAGGGAGCTTCATCTCCAGATCCAAACCAACGACATCCCAGAGGTCCAGTTTAACACCTTGAAGAACCACGAGCTGTGGCAGAACACATATTTCCCAGCTAAAGCCAAAGCAGCAGTCAAACCGGGAAGGAAGCAGGGCCAGGTGAGCAACGAGGGCCTGACTAAGCCCCAAGTCCTGAGCTTTGATGAGAGAACAATGAAGAAGGCCAGGAGGAGACAGTGGAGTGAGCCCAGGGTTTGCTCTCGCCGCTATCTCAGGGTGGACTTCGCTGACATCGGCTGGAGTGAGTGGGTGTTGGCACCAAAGTCTTTCGATGCCTACTACTGCGCTGGGACCTGCGGTTTCCCCATTCCTAAA GTATCGCGTCCCTCCAATCATGCCACAATCCAGAGCATCGTCAGAGCCGTGGGAATCGTCCCCGGAGTCCCTGAACCGTGCTGCGTTCCAGACAAAATGAGCCCCCTCAGTGTTCTTTTCCTCGACCCAAACAGGAACATGGTGCTGAAGGTTTACCCCGGCATGTCTGTGGATACATGCGCCTGCCGGTAG